The following coding sequences lie in one Brevibacterium marinum genomic window:
- the istB gene encoding IS21-like element helper ATPase IstB: MAIIHETPVLDAEVEALMRRLKMPYARTLAPELLATAKAQRWEPVEVVRALLVEESRGRSAAMLANRRKQAGFPTGKTFESWDEDVSSIPTPTQQALSTLEWVARKENLAVCGPAGTGKSFFLEALGHKIIDEGGRVSWLRLEDLGALIRAHRPDDAVTKTVERLLRADLVVVDDIGLLPVSEDAAEGLYRLVDAAYEKRSIAISSNLHPAAFDQLMPKTVATATVDRLLHHAHLVQTSGESIRLSQAVSGAGVVALN, from the coding sequence ATGGCGATCATTCATGAAACGCCCGTGTTGGATGCTGAGGTCGAGGCGCTGATGCGGCGGCTGAAAATGCCGTATGCGCGCACCCTGGCCCCGGAGCTGCTGGCCACGGCGAAAGCTCAACGGTGGGAGCCTGTCGAAGTGGTGCGGGCCCTTCTGGTTGAGGAGTCTCGTGGCCGGTCGGCGGCGATGCTGGCCAACCGGCGCAAACAGGCCGGTTTCCCCACGGGCAAGACGTTTGAATCCTGGGATGAGGACGTGTCATCGATTCCGACACCGACGCAGCAGGCACTGTCGACACTGGAGTGGGTGGCCCGGAAGGAGAACCTGGCGGTGTGTGGGCCGGCCGGGACGGGTAAATCGTTCTTCCTGGAAGCGCTGGGGCACAAGATCATTGATGAGGGCGGGCGAGTGTCCTGGCTGAGGTTGGAGGACTTGGGCGCGCTGATCCGTGCTCATCGTCCCGATGATGCGGTGACGAAGACCGTGGAGCGGTTGCTGCGAGCCGATCTGGTCGTCGTTGACGATATCGGGTTGCTGCCGGTCAGCGAGGATGCTGCCGAGGGGCTGTATCGGCTTGTCGATGCTGCTTATGAGAAACGCTCGATCGCGATCTCATCGAATCTACATCCGGCGGCATTTGACCAGCTGATGCCCAAGACCGTAGCCACAGCCACCGTCGATCGCCTCCTTCATCATGCTCACCTGGTTCAGACCAGTGGCGAATCGATTCGGTTGAGCCAGGCTGTTTCTGGTGCGGGGGTGGTCGCCTTGAACTGA
- the istA gene encoding IS21 family transposase encodes MKSDGEIMEILEAFDTTGSYRAAAELAGCSHHTVKAHVQARDRGRPVATPTRRERVTDAYMDKVIELVTRSGGRIRADKVHQRLVKLGYPGSERSTRRAVAEAKRTHEKAGRRVHRPWVAEPGLWLQYDYGDGPVVAGVKTVLFIAWLAFSRFRVVIPLRDKTLPSVFMALDRTFRLIGGIPTYVLTDNEKTVTTMHIAGVPVRNRDTVSFAKYYGATVLTCEPADPASKGGVERSVQIAKADLVPTATNLLHGYDSFAELEAACQAFMTEVNGKEHRVTKRRPIDLVDDERSVMHAVPGRAHTIAFGLSRKVPTNTPMVAFESGQYSVPHALMGSEVFVRVQGVADGEQIVIVAPGSDGFEEVARHGRARPGSPKINDRHFPTDATQKVPGVYAIRAKNQDEEEFLAIGHGAHEWLREAAAVGASRMRQKMTEAVALSRLHGGDVVDEALGTAAAYGRFATGDVASLLVNRVDAHARSADEESSLAQGTGGWQAMGNQRVSADGGEV; translated from the coding sequence ATGAAGTCTGACGGAGAAATCATGGAAATTCTAGAAGCGTTCGACACGACAGGGTCGTACCGGGCAGCCGCGGAACTGGCGGGATGCTCTCATCACACAGTCAAAGCCCACGTGCAGGCCCGTGACCGGGGCCGGCCCGTGGCAACACCAACCCGACGTGAGCGTGTCACCGATGCGTACATGGACAAGGTCATCGAACTCGTGACTCGTTCAGGAGGAAGAATCCGAGCCGATAAGGTCCACCAGCGACTGGTCAAGCTCGGCTACCCGGGGTCGGAGAGGTCGACGCGTCGGGCGGTCGCCGAAGCGAAACGCACCCATGAGAAGGCCGGGCGGCGGGTGCATCGGCCCTGGGTGGCAGAGCCCGGGCTATGGCTGCAATACGACTATGGTGACGGGCCTGTCGTCGCGGGAGTCAAGACGGTGTTATTCATCGCCTGGCTGGCGTTTTCGAGATTCCGAGTCGTGATCCCGTTGCGGGACAAGACGCTGCCATCGGTGTTCATGGCCCTGGACCGGACGTTTCGGCTCATCGGTGGCATCCCGACTTATGTCCTCACGGATAACGAGAAGACGGTCACGACGATGCACATCGCCGGGGTGCCGGTGCGCAATCGCGACACGGTTTCGTTCGCCAAGTACTACGGGGCCACGGTGCTTACGTGTGAACCGGCTGATCCCGCGTCGAAGGGCGGGGTCGAACGGTCAGTGCAGATCGCGAAGGCAGATCTGGTGCCCACAGCCACGAATCTCCTTCACGGCTACGATTCATTCGCCGAGCTCGAAGCCGCCTGCCAGGCATTCATGACCGAAGTCAATGGGAAAGAGCATCGGGTGACGAAGAGACGCCCGATCGATCTGGTCGATGATGAGCGGTCGGTGATGCATGCGGTGCCCGGGCGGGCACACACCATCGCGTTCGGCCTGTCGCGGAAAGTGCCGACCAATACGCCGATGGTGGCCTTCGAATCGGGCCAGTACTCGGTACCGCATGCGCTGATGGGCAGCGAGGTCTTCGTCCGGGTGCAGGGAGTCGCTGATGGTGAACAGATCGTCATCGTCGCACCAGGATCCGATGGGTTTGAGGAAGTGGCTCGCCACGGGCGAGCCCGGCCAGGATCGCCGAAGATCAATGACCGGCATTTCCCGACCGATGCCACCCAGAAAGTGCCGGGAGTCTACGCGATCAGGGCGAAGAATCAGGACGAAGAAGAGTTCCTGGCCATTGGGCATGGCGCGCATGAATGGTTGAGAGAGGCTGCCGCGGTTGGAGCATCGCGGATGCGGCAGAAGATGACAGAGGCGGTGGCGTTGTCCCGGTTGCACGGCGGTGACGTTGTCGACGAGGCGTTGGGCACTGCTGCCGCCTATGGACGATTCGCCACCGGTGATGTGGCATCACTGCTGGTCAACCGGGTCGATGCGCATGCCCGAAGTGCTGATGAAGAGTCCTCCCTGGCTCAGGGCACCGGCGGGTGGCAGGCGATGGGCAATCAGCGGGTCAGCGCCGATGGCGGGGAGGTGTGA
- the trpD gene encoding anthranilate phosphoribosyltransferase encodes MTETPRTTAPEAPASGSRTSPEGTTYSWPELLMSLMHQQDLEESAASWAMDQIMSGQTPDVTMAAFLAAHHTKGETVAEIAGLVSAMMDHAVKLPGLEDSVDIVGTGGDRAKTANISSTAAMIISASGQCVVKHGNRATSSASGSADVLEALGVRFDITPEQTGIIAKEVGLAFCFANVFHPSMQFVAAVRRQISVPTAFNILGPLTNPARARHTAIGVADAQMAPLVVGTLAKRGHQAVVFRSRDGLDELSNTDVNDVWEIRHGEVEHTTFDALDLGFARATKDDLRGGGPEDNAAITRSVLNGERSAVRDIVLINTAAALVAADESAVGTLTERMASKLTVAEETVEAGLGAQKLDQLIAVSHRVAETNRS; translated from the coding sequence ATGACGGAGACACCGCGCACGACAGCCCCGGAAGCACCGGCTTCCGGGTCCCGAACCTCACCTGAGGGCACCACCTACAGTTGGCCCGAGCTGTTGATGTCGCTGATGCATCAGCAGGACCTTGAAGAGTCCGCCGCGTCATGGGCGATGGATCAGATCATGTCCGGTCAGACGCCCGATGTGACAATGGCCGCATTTCTCGCCGCACACCACACCAAGGGTGAGACCGTGGCGGAGATCGCAGGTCTGGTCTCCGCGATGATGGACCATGCCGTGAAGCTGCCGGGTCTTGAGGACTCCGTCGACATCGTCGGCACAGGAGGGGACCGGGCCAAGACGGCCAACATCTCCTCGACGGCTGCGATGATCATCTCCGCCAGCGGTCAGTGCGTCGTCAAACACGGCAATCGAGCGACATCCTCCGCTTCGGGCTCGGCCGACGTCCTCGAGGCCCTCGGCGTGCGGTTCGACATCACGCCGGAACAGACGGGCATCATCGCGAAGGAGGTCGGTCTGGCGTTCTGCTTCGCCAATGTCTTCCATCCGTCGATGCAGTTCGTTGCCGCGGTTCGACGACAGATCAGCGTCCCGACCGCCTTCAACATCCTCGGCCCCCTGACGAACCCTGCTCGTGCCCGCCACACCGCGATCGGAGTTGCCGATGCGCAGATGGCGCCGCTGGTCGTCGGCACACTGGCGAAGAGGGGACACCAGGCGGTCGTGTTCCGTTCCCGCGACGGATTGGACGAGTTGAGCAACACCGATGTCAACGACGTCTGGGAGATTCGTCACGGCGAGGTCGAACACACGACCTTCGATGCGCTGGACCTCGGCTTCGCCCGTGCAACGAAGGACGATCTGCGCGGCGGTGGACCCGAGGACAACGCGGCGATCACCCGTTCGGTCCTCAACGGCGAGAGGTCCGCTGTCCGCGATATCGTCCTCATCAACACCGCAGCCGCGCTTGTCGCCGCCGACGAGTCCGCCGTGGGGACGCTGACCGAGCGGATGGCGTCGAAACTGACCGTCGCGGAGGAGACGGTCGAGGCGGGGCTGGGTGCCCAGAAGCTCGATCAGCTCATCGCCGTCTCACACCGCGTCGCCGAGACGAACCGTTCCTGA
- a CDS encoding cytochrome c oxidase subunit 3 yields MGFIVFLASDLMFFAALFAMYFTIRSVVPELWETQTQLHDIPYALGNTLILVSSSFTCQLGVFAAERFRPRRTGSLFNISKWGMVEWLYLTFLLGAVFVAGQVMEYATLVSEGLSINTDGYGSVFYLTTGFHGIHVTIGLICFLLVIGRAYGAKKFGHHEATFAICVSYYWHFVDVVWVGLFGVIYLLQ; encoded by the coding sequence GTGGGCTTCATCGTGTTCCTCGCGAGCGACCTGATGTTCTTTGCCGCGCTCTTCGCCATGTACTTCACCATTCGATCGGTCGTGCCGGAACTATGGGAGACTCAGACTCAGCTCCACGATATTCCCTATGCGCTCGGCAACACGCTGATTCTGGTGTCGTCTTCGTTCACATGCCAGCTTGGCGTCTTCGCGGCAGAGAGGTTCCGGCCGCGCCGGACAGGCTCTCTGTTCAACATCTCCAAATGGGGAATGGTTGAGTGGCTGTACCTCACATTCCTGCTGGGCGCGGTCTTCGTCGCCGGCCAGGTCATGGAGTACGCCACTCTGGTCAGTGAGGGCCTCTCCATCAACACGGATGGTTACGGCTCGGTCTTCTACCTGACAACCGGCTTCCACGGTATCCACGTGACCATCGGGCTCATCTGCTTCCTGCTCGTGATCGGACGCGCATACGGAGCCAAGAAGTTCGGTCATCACGAAGCCACATTCGCGATCTGCGTGTCCTACTACTGGCACTTCGTCGACGTTGTCTGGGTCGGCCTCTTCGGAGTCATCTATCTGCTCCAGTAG
- a CDS encoding cytochrome c oxidase subunit 4, with protein MKSSITLFLVNAVFFVVVAFIYGLYTEFTEMVGFPALLLTGFMSGMIGVYLWLTDRRVGRQPQDAEYAEISDADADYGFFSPWSWWPIACAGAAAVSFYGIAMGWWIFPFGALLGLVALVGLAFEHDRGDHAH; from the coding sequence GTGAAGTCATCGATCACCCTGTTCCTGGTCAATGCCGTGTTCTTCGTCGTCGTGGCGTTCATCTACGGTCTCTACACGGAGTTCACCGAGATGGTCGGATTCCCTGCGCTGCTTCTCACCGGCTTCATGTCCGGCATGATCGGCGTCTACCTGTGGCTGACCGACCGTCGCGTCGGTCGCCAGCCTCAGGATGCTGAATATGCCGAGATCTCCGATGCCGATGCCGACTACGGTTTCTTCAGCCCGTGGAGCTGGTGGCCGATTGCATGTGCCGGAGCGGCCGCAGTGTCGTTCTACGGAATTGCCATGGGATGGTGGATCTTCCCCTTCGGTGCTCTTCTCGGGCTCGTCGCCCTCGTCGGCCTCGCCTTCGAACACGACCGTGGGGACCACGCCCACTGA
- the ctaD gene encoding cytochrome c oxidase subunit I, whose amino-acid sequence MTATMNQSALDAPVVPRSKGKIIVDWITSTDHKTIGYLYLIASFIFFCVGGVMALIIRLELFDPGMQIIETKEQYNQLFTMHGTLMLLMFATPLFAGFANVIMPLQIGAPDVAFPRLNAFAFWMFLFGSLIALSGFLTPQGAASFGWTAYAPLSNTTFTPGAGGNLWVLGLALQGIGTILGSVNFITTVITMRAPGMTMFRMPIFTWNVLITGILVLMAFQPLAAALLVLGSDRILGSHVFSPGNGGPILWQHLFWFFGHPEVYVIALPFFGIVTEIFPVFSRKPVFGYKELVFATIAIAALSVTVWAHHMYVTGVVALPFFAFMTMLIAIPTGVKFFNWIGTMWRGSITFETPMVWSLGFLVTFLFGGLTGVILASPALDMQVSDTYFVVAHFHYVVFGTVVFAMFAGFYFWWPKWTGRMLNEKLGHIHFWMLFIGFHGTFLVQHWLGVDGMPRRYADYLPQDGFTWMNQVSTVGAMILGLSMVPFFWNVWITARNAPKVTVDDPWGYGGSLEWATSCPPPRHNFTSLPRIRSERPAFDVNHPELLEYAGHGTAEPQLAGGNVK is encoded by the coding sequence ATGACCGCAACGATGAATCAGTCGGCCCTTGACGCCCCGGTCGTTCCGCGGAGCAAGGGAAAGATCATCGTCGACTGGATCACGTCGACCGACCATAAGACGATCGGGTACCTGTACCTCATCGCGTCGTTCATCTTCTTCTGTGTCGGCGGCGTCATGGCGCTCATCATCCGTCTCGAGCTCTTCGACCCGGGCATGCAGATCATTGAGACCAAGGAGCAGTACAACCAGCTGTTCACGATGCACGGCACTCTGATGCTGCTGATGTTTGCGACTCCTCTGTTCGCCGGTTTCGCCAACGTCATCATGCCTCTGCAGATCGGTGCCCCGGACGTGGCATTCCCACGTCTGAATGCCTTCGCCTTCTGGATGTTCCTCTTCGGCTCGCTCATCGCCCTCTCCGGCTTCCTCACTCCTCAGGGTGCGGCGTCGTTCGGTTGGACTGCGTACGCGCCGCTGAGCAATACGACGTTCACACCGGGTGCCGGCGGCAACCTCTGGGTTCTCGGCTTGGCCCTGCAGGGAATCGGAACGATCCTCGGTTCGGTCAACTTCATCACCACCGTGATCACGATGCGTGCCCCTGGTATGACCATGTTCCGGATGCCCATCTTCACCTGGAACGTGCTCATCACCGGCATTCTGGTCCTCATGGCCTTCCAGCCCCTCGCGGCGGCTCTGCTCGTCCTGGGATCGGACCGAATACTGGGATCGCATGTATTCAGCCCCGGCAATGGGGGACCGATCCTCTGGCAGCACTTGTTCTGGTTCTTCGGTCACCCTGAGGTCTATGTCATCGCCCTGCCGTTCTTCGGCATCGTCACCGAGATCTTCCCTGTCTTCAGCCGGAAGCCGGTCTTCGGCTACAAGGAGCTGGTCTTCGCTACGATTGCGATCGCCGCCCTGTCCGTAACAGTGTGGGCTCACCACATGTACGTCACCGGTGTCGTCGCTCTTCCGTTCTTCGCGTTCATGACGATGTTGATCGCCATTCCGACGGGAGTGAAGTTCTTCAACTGGATCGGCACGATGTGGCGAGGGTCGATCACTTTCGAGACCCCGATGGTCTGGTCCCTCGGCTTCCTCGTCACCTTCCTGTTCGGCGGTCTCACCGGTGTCATCTTGGCCAGCCCCGCACTTGATATGCAGGTCTCCGACACCTACTTCGTCGTTGCGCACTTCCACTACGTGGTCTTCGGCACCGTCGTGTTCGCGATGTTCGCCGGTTTCTACTTCTGGTGGCCGAAGTGGACCGGAAGGATGCTCAACGAGAAGCTCGGACACATCCACTTCTGGATGCTGTTCATCGGCTTCCATGGCACTTTCCTCGTTCAGCACTGGTTGGGTGTCGATGGTATGCCGCGTCGTTACGCGGACTACCTGCCGCAGGATGGCTTCACCTGGATGAACCAGGTCTCCACGGTCGGCGCAATGATCCTGGGTCTGTCGATGGTTCCGTTCTTCTGGAACGTGTGGATCACGGCTCGCAATGCACCGAAGGTCACAGTCGATGATCCGTGGGGCTATGGCGGTTCTCTGGAATGGGCGACTTCCTGCCCACCTCCCCGCCACAACTTCACCTCTCTGCCTCGCATCCGCTCGGAGCGTCCGGCGTTCGACGTGAACCATCCGGAGCTGCTCGAATACGCCGGGCATGGCACCGCTGAACCGCAACTCGCCGGAGGTAACGTCAAGTGA
- a CDS encoding c-type cytochrome — protein MKLLADRRRHPMALVVLLLVGLLLTGGAYALFTQTSSAKAETASASDIDAGKKLFAANCATCHGLNGEGSKSGPGLVGVGAAAVDFQVGTGRMPLQANGPQARAKEPQFDEEQTAQLAAYVASLGPGPAIPEDENLDASKGDPAAGGSLFRTNCAMCHNVVGAGGALTRGKYAPNLSEVSDKHLYEAMQTGPQNMPIFNDANLTPDDKRDVIAYVNEVTGKPSPGGFKLGSLGPVAEGLFIWFFGLSAVIGLTVWLSSRSK, from the coding sequence GTGAAGCTTTTAGCAGATCGCCGCAGGCACCCCATGGCACTGGTTGTGCTGCTTCTGGTGGGCTTGCTGCTCACCGGCGGAGCTTATGCTCTCTTCACCCAGACTTCGAGCGCAAAGGCCGAGACAGCCAGTGCTTCGGACATCGACGCGGGCAAGAAGCTGTTCGCCGCCAACTGCGCAACATGTCACGGTCTCAACGGCGAGGGGTCGAAGTCAGGACCGGGCCTCGTCGGTGTCGGTGCCGCTGCCGTGGACTTCCAGGTCGGCACCGGCCGTATGCCCCTGCAGGCCAACGGTCCGCAGGCGCGCGCCAAAGAACCGCAGTTCGATGAGGAGCAGACCGCGCAGCTCGCCGCGTACGTCGCTTCCTTGGGGCCCGGACCAGCGATTCCAGAGGACGAGAACCTCGACGCTTCCAAGGGCGACCCTGCTGCGGGCGGCAGCCTGTTCCGCACCAACTGTGCGATGTGCCACAACGTGGTCGGTGCCGGCGGCGCTCTGACGCGAGGCAAATACGCTCCGAATCTGTCGGAAGTGTCCGACAAGCACCTCTACGAGGCAATGCAGACCGGACCGCAGAACATGCCGATCTTCAACGACGCGAACCTGACACCCGACGACAAACGCGATGTGATCGCCTACGTCAACGAGGTCACCGGAAAGCCCTCTCCCGGCGGATTCAAGCTCGGATCGCTGGGGCCAGTGGCCGAGGGCCTCTTCATCTGGTTCTTCGGACTCAGCGCGGTCATCGGACTGACAGTGTGGCTGTCATCCAGGTCGAAGTGA
- a CDS encoding ubiquinol-cytochrome c reductase iron-sulfur subunit, with product MTSKDHFGGGSQLEELNGFTNPGLPEHKPRIADKDPKAAKVAERQVALWFVLSMVGTIWFIVSYFLFTPGETMQSIRLHNTSVGLGAAVAMFSIGAGAVLWAKNLMSDHEGIDERHDIGGSEEDQAVALEILHQAKEESGIARRPLLRNTLIAALAIAPLPAVLVFRDLGPLPGDKMFTTLWDKGVRLIQDPGGVPSAESERPIKADDVTIGSAYHVLPSGIGDEEASEHPLNEKAKAAVLLMRIDPKELHEDPDRKDWSHDGIVAYSKICTHVGCPVALYEHQTHHLLCPCHQSTFDVTEHCKVIFGPAKRPLPQLPISVDGEGYLVAQSDFPEPVGPTFWEINHP from the coding sequence ATGACCTCGAAAGACCACTTCGGCGGCGGCAGCCAGCTCGAGGAATTGAATGGGTTCACGAACCCGGGGCTGCCAGAACACAAGCCGCGGATCGCCGACAAGGATCCGAAGGCTGCGAAGGTCGCCGAACGCCAGGTGGCGTTGTGGTTCGTCCTGTCGATGGTCGGAACCATCTGGTTCATCGTCTCCTACTTCCTGTTCACCCCGGGCGAGACGATGCAGAGCATCCGACTGCACAACACCTCGGTGGGTCTCGGTGCCGCCGTGGCGATGTTCTCCATCGGTGCAGGCGCTGTGCTGTGGGCGAAGAACCTCATGAGCGACCACGAGGGCATCGACGAACGCCATGACATCGGCGGCAGTGAAGAGGATCAGGCAGTTGCACTCGAGATCCTCCATCAGGCCAAGGAGGAGTCGGGAATCGCTCGCCGCCCTCTCCTGCGCAATACCCTGATCGCCGCACTGGCCATCGCACCCCTGCCCGCTGTCCTCGTCTTCCGCGACCTGGGCCCGCTGCCCGGCGACAAGATGTTCACTACGCTGTGGGACAAAGGTGTGCGCCTGATTCAGGACCCGGGCGGGGTTCCGTCTGCCGAATCCGAACGCCCCATCAAAGCGGACGACGTCACCATCGGCTCTGCCTACCATGTGCTGCCTTCGGGCATCGGCGATGAAGAGGCCAGCGAGCACCCGCTCAATGAGAAGGCCAAGGCCGCAGTTCTCCTCATGCGCATTGACCCCAAGGAACTCCACGAGGATCCGGATCGCAAGGATTGGTCTCACGACGGCATCGTCGCGTACTCCAAGATCTGCACCCACGTCGGTTGCCCTGTCGCACTGTATGAGCACCAGACGCACCACCTGCTCTGCCCATGCCACCAGTCGACATTCGATGTGACCGAACACTGCAAGGTCATCTTCGGCCCGGCCAAGCGTCCATTGCCACAGCTGCCCATCTCGGTCGACGGCGAAGGCTACCTGGTCGCACAGTCGGACTTCCCTGAGCCCGTCGGACCTACGTTCTGGGAGATCAATCACCCATGA
- a CDS encoding cytochrome b — MSTTQPTTTVGKAANFTETRVGASVLVREFGRKIFPSHWSFMLGEVALYSFVIVILSGTFLTFFFTPAMGEMHYEGPWAPLRGVEISEAYNSTLAISFEIRGGLFIRQMHHWGALLFVAALSIHMLRVFFTGAFRRPRELNWIVGVLLVIMGMAAGFTGYSLPDDLLSGNGLRIIDGIVKSLPLVGTYLSFFIFGGEFPGTDIVARLYSLHIMIVPALLIALIGIHLVFVVVHKHTQYPGAGNTEKNVVGEPVMPTFAAKGGGFFFLIFGLISLISALFTINPIWNYGPYDPSPVSAGTQPDWYIGWADGFLRIVPGWLEFYIAGWPISLNINSAVIVMGGLFAVMFVYPFFESWLLKDKREHHILDRPRNNPTRTAIGVAGVIFYCNMWAAASGDIIAVFFQMSLNDMIYIFRAVFFLGPIIGYLITKRMCIALQRKDREIALHGRETANIIRLPHGEFLERHEALPPHKLWKLTAFESPTYTPAEPNAEGKITGLEKFRARLSKFFFEDRVAPVTKQELEASHHDHDSVESGGQGQLGY, encoded by the coding sequence ATGAGTACTACACAACCCACAACTACAGTCGGGAAGGCCGCGAACTTCACCGAAACACGAGTCGGGGCTTCGGTCCTGGTGCGCGAATTCGGGCGGAAGATCTTTCCCTCCCACTGGTCGTTCATGCTCGGTGAGGTTGCCCTCTACAGCTTCGTCATCGTCATTCTCTCCGGAACGTTCCTGACCTTCTTCTTCACTCCAGCAATGGGCGAGATGCATTATGAGGGACCGTGGGCACCGCTGCGCGGTGTCGAGATCTCGGAAGCATACAATTCGACCCTCGCGATCTCGTTCGAGATCCGCGGAGGCCTGTTCATCCGCCAGATGCACCACTGGGGCGCACTTCTGTTCGTGGCCGCGCTGAGCATTCACATGCTGCGTGTCTTCTTCACCGGCGCCTTTCGCCGTCCCCGCGAACTCAACTGGATCGTCGGCGTACTCTTGGTCATCATGGGCATGGCTGCCGGTTTCACGGGCTATTCGCTGCCCGACGACCTGCTGTCAGGAAATGGCCTGCGAATCATCGACGGCATCGTCAAATCGTTGCCCTTGGTCGGCACGTACCTTTCGTTCTTCATCTTCGGCGGAGAGTTCCCGGGCACCGACATCGTCGCACGGCTCTATTCGCTGCACATCATGATCGTTCCTGCGCTGCTGATCGCTCTGATCGGCATTCACCTGGTGTTCGTGGTCGTTCACAAGCACACGCAGTATCCCGGAGCCGGCAACACCGAGAAGAACGTGGTGGGAGAGCCGGTTATGCCGACGTTCGCCGCCAAGGGCGGAGGATTCTTCTTCCTCATCTTCGGTCTCATCTCACTGATCTCGGCCCTGTTCACGATCAACCCGATCTGGAACTACGGTCCCTACGATCCATCACCTGTGTCGGCAGGCACCCAGCCCGACTGGTACATCGGCTGGGCGGACGGGTTCCTGCGCATCGTTCCGGGCTGGCTCGAGTTCTACATCGCCGGATGGCCGATCTCGCTGAATATCAACAGTGCCGTCATCGTCATGGGTGGCCTCTTCGCCGTGATGTTCGTCTATCCGTTCTTCGAGTCCTGGCTGCTCAAGGACAAACGCGAACATCACATCCTGGATCGTCCGCGCAACAACCCGACGCGCACGGCCATCGGAGTCGCAGGAGTCATCTTCTATTGCAACATGTGGGCTGCGGCCTCGGGCGACATCATCGCTGTCTTCTTCCAGATGTCACTCAACGACATGATCTACATCTTCCGTGCCGTGTTCTTCCTCGGGCCGATCATCGGCTACCTGATCACGAAGCGCATGTGCATCGCTCTGCAGCGCAAGGATCGCGAAATCGCCCTGCACGGACGAGAGACGGCGAACATCATCCGACTCCCCCATGGCGAGTTCCTGGAGCGTCACGAGGCACTGCCTCCGCACAAGCTCTGGAAGCTGACCGCATTCGAATCGCCGACCTACACTCCGGCCGAGCCGAACGCCGAAGGCAAGATCACCGGTTTGGAGAAGTTCCGAGCGCGACTGTCGAAGTTCTTCTTCGAAGATCGCGTGGCGCCTGTGACCAAACAGGAGCTCGAAGCCTCGCATCATGACCATGACTCCGTCGAGAGTGGCGGTCAGGGCCAGCTCGGATACTGA